From a single Oreochromis niloticus isolate F11D_XX linkage group LG4, O_niloticus_UMD_NMBU, whole genome shotgun sequence genomic region:
- the LOC100708249 gene encoding extracellular serine/threonine protein kinase FAM20C isoform X2: MVRRNLGQSTRSIYLGLACLSLSLHVLLAFFCLSVLQTACVFPSSSSSIPGTDTQHHESVSQSPASDAASSNKLQRRPHDEVRHKLTANMLHRKVRGSLNEVTEKSKKLIGVGKIIQKVDGPSKLEALFEHPLYNLPQPELQQDDWLLRLKTEEDAKDTESQEEEKEDIFPDDSEWQSNSHEEGYDKVTWTTDVETHPPWLRFHLGISRWELYNRKDPNLAQLTHYLATQRILGAVQKKGGTQLKLLISFPNYGQALLKPMKQSRHAETDVNLFYFSDFERHNAEIAAFHLDRLLSFNRIPPVVGRLINVTTEIKEITTDRRLSKTFFTSPAGNVCFYGQCEYYCSVEHPVCGQPHMLEVSLATMLPDLTIAPRRSWRSPWRRSYSRTKLAQWEKDPAYCDTVKQTPPYNQGTRLVDLIDMAVLDFLMSNMDRHHYETFEQFGNNTFLLHLDNGRAFGRHSQDEPSILAPLQQCCRIRRSTLLRLRLLSLPDFRLSDIMRESLTQDPLSRVAPLLSEPHLSALDRRLAKVLQVVQACQEKHDDVIYNDIEGHDQGP; this comes from the exons ATGGTTAGACGGAACCTGGGTCAGTCCACTCGCTCCATCTATCTGGGACTGGCTTGTCTGTCCCTCAGTCTCCATGTCCTTCTGGCATTTTTTTGCCTTTCAGTCCTCCAGACTGCCTGTGTTtttccctcttcttcctcctccatcCCCGGAACAGATACTCAGCATCACGAGTCTGTCTCCCAGTCTCCTGCTTCTGATGCTGCCTCCTCAAACAAACTGCAGAGGCGCCCCCACGATGAAGTGCGTCACAAACTGACTGCAAACATGTTACACCGTAAAGTCCGAGGCTCATTAAATGAGGTCACTGAGAAGTCAAAGAAACTGATTGGAGTTGGAAAAATAATTCAGAAAGTCGATGGTCCTTCTAAGCTTGAGGCACTGTTCGAGCATCCGCTGTACAATCTGCCACAGCCAGAGCTGCAGCAAGATGATTGGCTGCTGAGGctgaaaacagaagaagatgcaaaGGATACGGAAAGTCAGGAAGAAGAGAAGGAAGACATCTTTCCTGATGATAGTGAGTG GCAAAGCAACAGTCACGAGGAAGGCTATGACAAAGTCACATGGACAACTGATGTGGAGACCCACCCTCCCTGGCTGCGGTTCCACCTGGGCATCTCTCGCTGGGAGCTGTACAACAGGAAAGACCCCAACCTCGCTCAGCTGACTCACTATTTGGCAACACAGCGTATCCTTGGCGCAG TTCAAAAGAAGGGAGGCACCCAACTGAAACTGCTCATATCGTTCCCAAATTATGGACAAGCTCTGCTCAAACCCATGAA GCAATCCAGACATGCAGAGACTGATGTAAACCTCTTTTACTTCTCTGACTTTGAAAGACACAACGCAGAGATCGCTGCCTTTCACCTTGACAG ATTGCTGAGCTTTAACAGAATCCCTCCAGTGGTTGGACGGCTCATCAATGTTACCACAGAGATCAAAGAGATTACCACCGACCGCAGGCTGTCTAAGACCTTCTTCACTTCCCCTG CTGGGAACGTGTGTTTCTATGGGCAGTGTGAATACTACTGCTCAGTGGAGCACCCGGTGTGCGGTCAGCCACATATGCTGGAGGTTTCCCTGGCTACCATGCTGCCTGACCTCACCATTGCCCCTCGCAGGTCCTGGAGGTCCCCATGGAGGCGATCTTACAGCCGCACCAAGCTTGCACA GTGGGAAAAAGACCCAGCCTACTGTGATACAGTGAAGCAGACACCTCCTTACAATCAAGGAACCAGACTGGTGGATCTCATAGATATGGCTGTCCTGGACTTCCTCATGA GCAACATGGACAGACATCACTATGAGACGTTTGAGCAATTTGGCAACAACACTTTTCTTCTGCACCTTGATAATGGACGGGC gttTGGGCGTCACTCTCAAGATGAGCCGTCCATTCTAGCTCCATTGCAGCAGTGTTGcag GATCCGTCGCTCCACCCTCCTCCGCTTGCGTCTGCTGTCTCTTCCTGATTTCCGACTGAGCGACATCATGCGGGAATCGCTGACTCAGGATCCTTTGTCACGAGTGGCCCCTCTCCTCTCAGAACCACATCTGTCCGCGTTGGACCGGCGCCTTGCAAAAGTTCTGCAAGTGGTGCAGGCGTGTCAGGAAAAGCATGATGATGTCATTTACAATGACATAGAGGGACATGATCAAGGACCATGA
- the LOC100708249 gene encoding extracellular serine/threonine protein kinase FAM20C isoform X1 — protein sequence MKSGIWQVCFYNMVRRNLGQSTRSIYLGLACLSLSLHVLLAFFCLSVLQTACVFPSSSSSIPGTDTQHHESVSQSPASDAASSNKLQRRPHDEVRHKLTANMLHRKVRGSLNEVTEKSKKLIGVGKIIQKVDGPSKLEALFEHPLYNLPQPELQQDDWLLRLKTEEDAKDTESQEEEKEDIFPDDSEWQSNSHEEGYDKVTWTTDVETHPPWLRFHLGISRWELYNRKDPNLAQLTHYLATQRILGAVQKKGGTQLKLLISFPNYGQALLKPMKQSRHAETDVNLFYFSDFERHNAEIAAFHLDRLLSFNRIPPVVGRLINVTTEIKEITTDRRLSKTFFTSPAGNVCFYGQCEYYCSVEHPVCGQPHMLEVSLATMLPDLTIAPRRSWRSPWRRSYSRTKLAQWEKDPAYCDTVKQTPPYNQGTRLVDLIDMAVLDFLMSNMDRHHYETFEQFGNNTFLLHLDNGRAFGRHSQDEPSILAPLQQCCRIRRSTLLRLRLLSLPDFRLSDIMRESLTQDPLSRVAPLLSEPHLSALDRRLAKVLQVVQACQEKHDDVIYNDIEGHDQGP from the exons ATGAAATCTGGTATATGGCAGGTCTGTTTTTACAA CATGGTTAGACGGAACCTGGGTCAGTCCACTCGCTCCATCTATCTGGGACTGGCTTGTCTGTCCCTCAGTCTCCATGTCCTTCTGGCATTTTTTTGCCTTTCAGTCCTCCAGACTGCCTGTGTTtttccctcttcttcctcctccatcCCCGGAACAGATACTCAGCATCACGAGTCTGTCTCCCAGTCTCCTGCTTCTGATGCTGCCTCCTCAAACAAACTGCAGAGGCGCCCCCACGATGAAGTGCGTCACAAACTGACTGCAAACATGTTACACCGTAAAGTCCGAGGCTCATTAAATGAGGTCACTGAGAAGTCAAAGAAACTGATTGGAGTTGGAAAAATAATTCAGAAAGTCGATGGTCCTTCTAAGCTTGAGGCACTGTTCGAGCATCCGCTGTACAATCTGCCACAGCCAGAGCTGCAGCAAGATGATTGGCTGCTGAGGctgaaaacagaagaagatgcaaaGGATACGGAAAGTCAGGAAGAAGAGAAGGAAGACATCTTTCCTGATGATAGTGAGTG GCAAAGCAACAGTCACGAGGAAGGCTATGACAAAGTCACATGGACAACTGATGTGGAGACCCACCCTCCCTGGCTGCGGTTCCACCTGGGCATCTCTCGCTGGGAGCTGTACAACAGGAAAGACCCCAACCTCGCTCAGCTGACTCACTATTTGGCAACACAGCGTATCCTTGGCGCAG TTCAAAAGAAGGGAGGCACCCAACTGAAACTGCTCATATCGTTCCCAAATTATGGACAAGCTCTGCTCAAACCCATGAA GCAATCCAGACATGCAGAGACTGATGTAAACCTCTTTTACTTCTCTGACTTTGAAAGACACAACGCAGAGATCGCTGCCTTTCACCTTGACAG ATTGCTGAGCTTTAACAGAATCCCTCCAGTGGTTGGACGGCTCATCAATGTTACCACAGAGATCAAAGAGATTACCACCGACCGCAGGCTGTCTAAGACCTTCTTCACTTCCCCTG CTGGGAACGTGTGTTTCTATGGGCAGTGTGAATACTACTGCTCAGTGGAGCACCCGGTGTGCGGTCAGCCACATATGCTGGAGGTTTCCCTGGCTACCATGCTGCCTGACCTCACCATTGCCCCTCGCAGGTCCTGGAGGTCCCCATGGAGGCGATCTTACAGCCGCACCAAGCTTGCACA GTGGGAAAAAGACCCAGCCTACTGTGATACAGTGAAGCAGACACCTCCTTACAATCAAGGAACCAGACTGGTGGATCTCATAGATATGGCTGTCCTGGACTTCCTCATGA GCAACATGGACAGACATCACTATGAGACGTTTGAGCAATTTGGCAACAACACTTTTCTTCTGCACCTTGATAATGGACGGGC gttTGGGCGTCACTCTCAAGATGAGCCGTCCATTCTAGCTCCATTGCAGCAGTGTTGcag GATCCGTCGCTCCACCCTCCTCCGCTTGCGTCTGCTGTCTCTTCCTGATTTCCGACTGAGCGACATCATGCGGGAATCGCTGACTCAGGATCCTTTGTCACGAGTGGCCCCTCTCCTCTCAGAACCACATCTGTCCGCGTTGGACCGGCGCCTTGCAAAAGTTCTGCAAGTGGTGCAGGCGTGTCAGGAAAAGCATGATGATGTCATTTACAATGACATAGAGGGACATGATCAAGGACCATGA